One Aphidius gifuensis isolate YNYX2018 linkage group LG5, ASM1490517v1, whole genome shotgun sequence genomic region harbors:
- the LOC122857938 gene encoding peptide methionine sulfoxide reductase-like, with product MPGQIEKPKTAKRATFGMGCFWAGDSLFGAIPGVLRTTVGYSGGTKLSPAYKNIGDHTEVIDIEYDQKIISFNQLLSLFWNNHEYGLTTKIKTQYASLILYHDDEQKLLAEKSKDHLQNKTKEHFTTVIKPFECFHPAEDYHQKYRLQSHTWLLQSIGEITSENLQTSTLAAKLNSYIAGASTLEEFERDPMIAERLNEKQYQYLKDCLIKNQGNGLYC from the exons atgccAGGACAAATTGAAAAGCCAAAAACAGCAAAAAGAGCAACTTTTGGAATGGGTTGTTTTTGGGCAGGTGATTCATTATTTGGAGCAATACCTGGAGTATTAAGAACAACTGTTGGATACTCTGGTGGTACAAAATTATCACCagcttataaaaatat tGGTGATCATACTGAAGTTATTGACATTGAAtatgatcaaaaaattatttcatttaatcaaTTGTTGAGTTTATTTTGGAACAATCATGAATATGGATTGACAACAAAAATCAAGACTCag tatGCATCATTGATACTTTATCACGATGACGAGCAAAAATTATTGgctgaaaaatcaaaagatcatttacaaaataaaacaaaagaacATTTTACAACAGTTATTAAACCATTTGAATGTTTCCATCCAGCTGAAGa ttatcatcaaaaatatcgtTTACAATCACATACATGGCTTTTACAATCAATTGGTGAAATAACATCAGAAAATTTGCAAACATCAACATTAGCtgcaaaattaaatagttaCATTGCTGGTGCATCAACACTTGAAGAATTTGAACGTGATCCAATGATTGCAGAAAGacttaatgaaaaacaatatcaGTATTTGAAAGATTGtcttattaaaaatcaaggaAATGGTCTTTATTGTtag
- the LOC122857943 gene encoding peptide methionine sulfoxide reductase-like: MSGQSGDVEKKRATFGMGCFWAGDSLFGATPGVLRTTVGYAGGTKYSPTYKNMGDHTEVTDIDYDPSIISFEQLLNLFWKYHEYGLTTKIKTQYASLILYHDDEQKLLAEKSRDHLQKKTKDQLTTTIKSFDRFYPAEDYHQKYRLQSHPCLLKSIGPKTSENLQTSTLAAKLNGYIAGASTLEEFQRDKLIAERLNEEEYHYLKDCLIKNQASGLYC; encoded by the exons atgtCAGGACAAAGTGGAGATGTCGAAAAAAAGAGAGCAACTTTTGGCATGGGATGCTTTTGGGCAGGTGATTCACTATTTGGAGCAACACCTGGAGTTTTAAGAACGACTGTTGGATATGCCGGTGGTACAAAATACTCACCAACTTATAAAAATAT gGGAGATCATACGGAGGTTACTGATATTGATTATGATCcttcaataatttcatttgaacaattgcttaatttattttggaaATATCACGAGTATGGTttgacaacaaaaattaaaacccag taTGCTTCATTGATActttatcatgatgatgaacaaaaattattggCTGAAAAATCAAGAGATCATTTACAGAAGAAAACAAAGGATCAATTAACAACAACTATTAAATCATTTGATCGATTTTATCCAGCTGAAGa ttatcatcaaaaatatcgtTTACAATCGCATCCTTGTCTGCTGAAATCAATTGGTCCAAAAACATcagaaaatttacaaacatcAACATTAGCTGCAAAATTAAACGGTTACATTGCTGGTGCATCAACACTTGAAGAGTTTCAacgtgataaattaattgcagAAAGACTTAATGAAGAagaatatcattatttaaaagattgtctaattaaaaatcaagcaAGTGGACTTTATTGTTAA
- the LOC122857944 gene encoding nuclear receptor 2C2-associated protein: protein MDILKDKTYKCGVSSVLNKDIKSYGKKFLFDDSEETCWNSDSGTPQWILITIDEPCTLSTISIEFQGGFAGKDCHLEAGTDSKNMKKIQDFYPNDINTIQEFKLDKPIEGSIFKIVFNSSTDLFGRIIIYKLSMYS, encoded by the exons AtggatattttaaaagataaaacatATAAATGCGG aGTCAGCTCAGTACTCAACAAAGAcataaaaagctatggaaaaaaatttctatttgatGACAGTGAAGAGACATGTTGGAACTCTGATTcg ggaACACCACAGTggatattaataacaatagacGAACCATGTACACTGTCAacaatttcaattgaatttcaaGGTGGTTTTGCAGGTAAAGATTGTCATCTAGAGGCAGGTACtgattcaaaaaatatgaaaaaaatacaagatttTTATCCAAATGATATAAACACAATTCAAGaatttaaattagataaaCCCATTGAAggttcaatatttaaaattgtatttaattcaagTACTGATTTATTTGGTAGAATTATTATCTATAAATTATCTATGTAttcatga
- the LOC122857949 gene encoding pleckstrin homology domain-containing family F member 2: MVDRLVNTESNARRIAMVENCFGSSGVPLGVPGRVLVGEGVLTKMCRKKPKSRQFFLFNDILVYGNIVINKKKYNKQHIIPLEEVKLESLQDDAQCRNGWLIKTVTKSFAVHAATSTEKQEWMAHITKCIEDLLRKSGKKPVETHAAVWVPDNEANICMHCKKSQFTVLNRRHHCRQCGTVVCGPCSNKKLFLPGQGNGKAVRVCLQCYDTASKVKVSSPTGVNNNSEQRNSADSSGGDSSGDDDDAAANKEETHDEPKFYSTLLQR, from the exons ATGGTTGATCGACTTG TTAATACTGAATCAAATGCCAGAAGAATTGCTATGGTGGAAAACTGCTTTGGCAGTTCAGGCGTT cCACTTGGTGTACCTGGCAGAGTACTGGTTGGTGAAGGTGTCTTGACTAAAATGTGcagaaaaaaaccaaaatcaagacaattttttctatttaatgaCATACTTGTTTATGGAAatatagttattaataaaaaaaag tacaaCAAACAACATATTATTCCGCTTGAAGAGGTCAAATTGGAATCATTACAAGACGATGCAC aatgtCGGAATGGTTGGCTTATTAAAACAGTAACAAAATCATTTGCTGTACATGCTGCAACATCAACAGAAAAACAAGAATGGATGGCACATATAACTAAATGCATAGAAGATCTTTTAAGAAAAA GCGGTAAAAAACCAGTGGAAACACATGCTGCTGTCTGGGTGCCTGATAATGAGGCAAACATTTGCATGCATTGTAAAAAATCTCAATTTACAGTTCTCAATAGAagg CATCATTGTCGACAATGTGGAACAGTTGTTTGTGGACCAtgcagtaataaaaaattgtttttaccTGGACAAGGAAATGGTAAAGCTGTACGTGTTTGTCTACAGTGTTATGATACAGCAAGTAAAGTTAAAGTATCATCACCAACTGGTGTCAACAATAATTCAGAACAACGTAATTCAGCAGATAGCTCAGGTGGTGATAGTTCTGGtgacgatgatgatgctgCTGCTAATAAGGAAGAAACACATGACGAA ccaAAATTCTACTCGACTCTTTTACAACGatga
- the LOC122857947 gene encoding uncharacterized protein LOC122857947: protein MPSCCANNCFHRHDQGFRLFRFPTHKERRTIWIERSRPRKLTPHSRLCEYHFDDSCYENRRADGVRKLKWNALPTIFSDVGVIGDPTMPIPERPVKEGKLFQKNVNSFIHSLDSQKKNCVNSQINKKNDKQQENFIISFEAETGKKQENFIVSFETSNDNNDHVVNENVIFVDKNNAIIDNVNVVETNTDDEFVRYECFIEESEIEENLQKQQQQQHDNIDQHDNNVYLNEKIDELNNYADSLNGADDDCATDYEYLTDCDELMEKQDKIIQDIDNDHVILDDDNVLLDTTYFPTNSGTIRQANEIKRLRTQLLIANKKLRVITKQKEELKLKLKQTIPLQKKYKILYNENEILKKLSNKVPMLHKFAASYDLSKPAWTQDCLKLAAKIRCSIGLKSYMILKNDVGIPLPSYPTICRYLKKQKIGVQDDVDDPPQNPLIDHVYTS, encoded by the exons atgccAAGTTGTTGTGCTAATAATTGTTTTCATCGTCATGATCAAGGTTTTAGATTATTTAGATTTCCAACACATAAAGAAAGAAGAACAATATGGATTGAAAGATCAAGACCAAGAAAATTAACACCACATTCTAGACTATGCgag tatCATTTTGATGATTCTTGTTATGAAAATAGACGTGCTGATGGTGTACGTAAATTAAAATGGAATGCATTACCAACAATATTTTCAGATGTTGGTGTTATTGGTGATCCAACAAtgccaataccagaaagaccag TTAAAGAaggaaaattatttcaaaaaaatgtcaattcatttattcatagtctagatagtcaaaaaaaaaattgtgttaatagccaaattaataaaaaaaatgataaacaacaagaaaattttataatatcatttgaGGCTGAGACTggtaaaaaacaagaaaactTTATTGTATCATTTGAAACAAGTAATGACAATAATGATCATGTTGTTAatgaaaatgtaatatttgtcgataaaaataatgcaataattgataatgttAATGTTGTTGAGACAAATACAGATGATGAATTTGTTAGATATGAATGTTTCATTGAAGAAAGTGAAATagaagaaaatttacaaaaacaacaacagcaacagcatgATAACATTGATCAACATGACAATAATGTTtatctaaatgaaaaaattgatgaattaaataattatgcaGATAGTCTCAATGGtgctgatgatgattgtgCAACAGATTATGAATATCTAACAGATTGTGATGAATTAATGGAAAAGCaggataaaataattcaagatattgataatgatcatgtaatacttgatgatgataatgttttaTTAGATACAACATATTTTCCAACAAACAGTGGTACAATACGTCAagcaaatgaaattaaaagatTAAGAACACAGCTAttaattgcaaataaaaaacttcgtgttataacaaaacaaaaagaagaattaaaattaaaactcaaacaaacaataccattacaaaaaaaatataaaatattatacaatgaaaatgaaatattaaaaaaattatcaaataaagtACCAATGTTGCATAAATTTGCTGCCAGTTATGATTTGTCAAAACCAGCATGGACACAGGATTGTCTAAAATTAGCAGCTAAAATTAGATGTTCaa tTGGCTTGAAATCATatatgatattgaaaaatgatgTTGGAATACCATTGCCATCTTATCCAACAATAtgtagatatttaaaaaaacaaaaaattggtgttcaagatgatgttgatgatccACCTCAAAATCCACTTATTGATCATGTTTATacatcttga
- the LOC122857945 gene encoding protein fem-1 homolog B-like: protein MAEDEILPVDIIYCMAKDGLSMALYTHLSEKSDDVSNSLINQVVEQDGQRTSPFIIAARHGQDKVIKMLLDKYKPDLEQEGTVKFDGYIIEGASPLWCAAGAGHLNAVKTLVRAGADVNHPTNTSSTPLRAACFDGRLDIVSYLTQHDANIHLANKYNNTCLMIAAYKGHFNIVSFLLENGADPNEKALCGATALHFASECGHCSIVKILLKFGAKIMKNEIGMTPLIVAAERTRSSVVETLVDDKYATKEEKIEAYELLGASFANDKDNYCLTKAYYYLHEAMKLRYSDPDNIIYKKIIEPVPAYEHWHESETLASLENIQYDANSIHMESLSIRERILGKHNPEVPHPIVYRGAVLADNARFDRCIDLWLHALKLRQQNNISVAKDLLRFAQVFSQMVHVGIDLQFFQVMNVLEASIIELGKNKLKIDNPDIKEDIEQYIEESESNITSTLYILTILVKLMTLNEKAYEKDMIEKARFLVHKLCSLKMTLRDGQTFLHLAVNSKTPVDDFHTNDVCKFPCSATSKLLIQCGADVNAMDNDRNTPLHLIVTYQKPISDFMTLHCIILELIEAGAHMDTINCQGESPYDAATTGVAEIILRTQTKLSLQCMAAKAVKTYNLSYAGNVPRSLESFIELHGPGLHQG, encoded by the exons ATGGCGGAGGATGAAATTCTTCCAgtagatattatttattgtatggCCAAGGATGGTTTATCAATGGCACTTTACACTCatctaagtgaaaaatctgaTGATGTTTCTAATTCACTAATTAATcag GTTGTTGAACAAGATGGACAAAGAACAAGTCCATTTATAATTGCAGCACGTCATGGACAAgataaagttattaaaatgttgcttgataaatataaaccaGATTTGGAGCAAGAAGGTACTGTTAAATTTGATGGATATATTATTGAAGGTGCAAGTCCACTTTGGTGTGCAGCAG gAGCTGGACATTTAAATGCTGTTAAAACTCTTGTTAGAGCTGGAGCTGATGTTAATCATCCAACAAATACAAGTTCAACACCACTAAGAGCAGCATGTTTTGATGGTAGACTTGATATTGTTAGTTATTTAACACAACATGACGCTAATATACATTtagcaaataaatataataatacatgtCTCATGATTGCTGCTTATAAAGGCCACTTTAATATT GtatcatttttacttgaaaatggAGCTGATCCAAATGAAAAAGCATTATGTGGTGCAACAGCTTTACATTTTGCATCAGAATGTGGTCATTgttcaattgttaaaattttacttaaatTTGGAgctaaaataatgaaaaatgaaattggtATGACACCACTTATTGTTGCTGCTGAACGTACAAGATCAAGTGTTGTTGAAACCCtagttgatgataaatatgcaacaaaagaagaaaaaattgaagcatATGAATTACTTGGTGCATCATTTGCAAATGATAAAGATAATTATTGTCTAACAAaagcatattattatttacatgaaGCTATGAAGTTAAGATACAGTGATcctgataatataatttataaaaaaataattgaaccaGTACCAGCATATGAACATTGGCATGAATCAGAAACACTAGCATcacttgaaaatatacaatatgaTGCAAATTCAATACATATGGAATCATTATCAATACGTGAACGTATATTAGGTAAACATAATCCAGAAGTACCACATCCAATTGTTTATAGAGGTGCTGTACTTGCTGATAATGCTAGATTTGATAGATGTATTGATTTATGGCTACATGCATTAAAATTaagacaacaaaataatatatctgtTGCCAAAGATTTATTAAGATTTGCTCAAGTATTTTCACAAATGGTACATGTTGGTAttgatttacaattttttcaagttatgaATGTACTTGAAGCAAGTATCATTGaacttggtaaaaataaattaaaaatagataatccAGATATTAAAGAAGACATTGAACAATATATTGAAGAATCAGAATCAAATATAACATcaacattatatatattaacaatattagtTAAATTAATGACATTAAATGAAAAAGCATATGAAAAAGATATGATTGAAAAAGCACGTTTTCTTGTACATAAATTATGCTcattaaaaatgacattaCGTGATGGACAAACATTTTTACATCTTGCTGTTAATTCAAAAACACCAGTTGATGATTTTCATACAAATGATGTATGTAAATTTCCATGTTCAGcaacatcaaaattattaatacaatgtGGTGCTGATGTTAATGCAATGGATAATGATAGAAATACACCATTACATTTAATAGTTACATATCAAAAACCAATTAGTGATTTTATGACATTACATTGTATTAtacttgaattaattgaaGCTGGTGCACATATGGATACAATTAATTGTCAAGGTGAATCACCATATGATGCAGCAACAACTGGTGTTGCTGAAATTATATTACGTACACAAActaaattatcattacaatGTATGGCTGCTAAAGCTGTTAaaacatataatttatcatatgcTGGTAATGTACCAAGATCACTTGAAAGTTTTATTGAACTTCATGGTCCTGGATTACATCagggataa
- the LOC122856504 gene encoding WD repeat-containing protein 97-like, which translates to MNESYHESMSESSTDENSIIADKKRDWKKRVRVMKERLKIQTGTEIYDKGIHELILYHGLKEIFSTSVNGDYLDICFSKISQEYLLLTNNLTIKRYTIQGKKIQPSINLSTSMSFNKIIISNDLSIYICYLQHDDLIWLLTFDWKLIQIIRNEFRVENVYYLNNEIIVIGPTKSTRYPIDENERKTLRSKSTIIMLDISAGPTWKIDYSSLIDDEPQYLKLAGSYLSSIYIVPLYSDKNEDTNVPVEFLAKKLNASSDIISAIYYHPTSQWIITGDQKGNVIGWNIKLEIMMNCFDDQKGTVKLILTHPSICGFITSSSNNRVQVWSCNLRDKIESFDGLGEVVSMTLNESSSSLAILGGKFNCYHMHQLYNFFSPLTAEVKQLFSTTNILYPTKIIACCCDNTQSILSSANGKQLNVNLIDKNIQIITLASSEITGCIYMLTNNGIFIINYLQDYPMKIRDVWNDEKIQNITYLVTFDYLDEILDKNNRKPLNPRIVYPICTRIIVGTNDGYLMTIDEASGQLQHTYKAHDGSISKLHISITTKTVVSIGQDNYVKIWKIFPAIEKCLAILNYIYYTVPINLVSTMGSTVCIVSNTKLFMYDNYEKIQIQHHLSKDHTAKIIDIATSEYLNICATSSLDRVIKIWDCHNDLIKILQINIIARNIVFSSKSGDIVFNVGKHLYRISHKNYLSSDYRMIVSNEIVNEENDECQIFENENEDLKKILHPVSSVPLGSLDPNCKNAPRLDLLLQKEMCSQLDYRDKDILQIKKGEIEAKKKLKKKSNMTDEQWEKYINDILGLSINKKNNNNTELPDD; encoded by the exons ATGAATGAAAGTTATCATGAAAGTATGAGTGAATCATCAACAGacgaaaattcaattattgctGATAAAAAACGAGATTGGAAAAAACGTGTTAGAGTTATGAAAGAacgtttaaaaattcaaactgGTACTGAAATTTATGACAAAGGAAttcatgaattaattttatatcatggattaaaagaaatattttcaacttctGTTAATGGCGATTATTtagatatttgtttttcaaaaatttcacaA GAGTATTTActtttgacaaataatttaactatcAAAAGATATACAatacaaggaaaaaaaattcaaccatcaataaatttatcaacaagtatgtcatttaataaaataataatatcaaatgatttatcaatttacatATGTTATTTACAACATGATGATTTAATATGGCTCTTGACATTTGATTggaaattaatacaaattattagaAATGAATTTAGAGttgaaaatgtttattatttaaacaatgaaattataGTCATTGGACCAACAAAATCAact agaTATCCAATTGATGAGAATGAAAGAAAAACTTTGAGATCAAAAAGTACAATAATAATGCTGGATATATCAGCTGGACCAACATGgaaaattgattattcatCACTTATTGATGACGAACCTc aatatttaaaacttgctggatcatatttatcatcaatatatatagtaCCACTTTATTCAGATAAAAATGAAGACACAAATGTACCAGTTGAATTTTTagctaaaaaattgaatgcaTCATCAGATATTATTAGtgcaatttattatcatccaACAAGTCAATGGATTATAACTGGTGATCAAAAAGGAAatg ttatagGATGGAATATTAAGCTGGAAATTATGATGAATTGTTTTGATGATCAAAAAGGtactgttaaattaattttaacacatCCATCTATATGTGGATTTatcacatcatcatcaaataatcgTGTTCAAGTTTGGAGCTGTAATCTTAGAgataaa attgAGTCGTTTGATGGTCTTGGTGAAGTTGTTAGTATGACATTGAATGAATCATCATCTTCACTTGCAATACTTGgtggaaaatttaattgctaTCATATGCATCagctatataattttttttcacctcttac AGCTGaagttaaacaattattttctacAACAAATATACTTTatccaacaaaaattattgcatGTTGTTGTGACAATACACAGAGTATATTATCATCTGCTAATGGAAAAcaattgaatgtaaatttaattgataaaaatattcaaattattactCTAGCATCTAGTGAAATAACAg gTTGCATATATATGTTGACTAATAatggaatatttataataaattatttgcaagACTATCCCATGAAAATTAGAGACGTTTggaatgatgaaaaaatacaaaatataactTATTTAGTAACATTTGATTATCTCGACGaaattcttgataaaaataatagaaaaccACTca atCCTAGAATTGTTTATCCAATTTGTACGAGAATTATTGTTGGAACAAATGATGGATATTTGATGACAATTGATGAAGCAAGTGGACAACTGCAACATACTtataag gCTCATGATGGATCTATTTCAAAGCTTCATAtttcaataacaacaaaaacagtCGTATCAATTGGCCAAGataattatgttaaaatatggaaaatatttccAGCGATTGAAAAATGTCtagcaatattaaattatatttattatactgttCCAATAAATCTTGTATCAACAATGGg atcaaCAGTTTGTATCGTCAGCAACACAAAATTATTCATGTATGATAActatgaaaaaa tacaAATCCAGCATCATTTGTCGAAAGATCATACtgctaaaattattgatattgcaacatcagaatatttaaatatttgtgcAACTTCATCACTTGATcgtgttataaaaatttgggaTTGTCATAATGACTTGATAAag attttacaaataaatattatcgcAAGAAATATTGTGTTTTCTTCTAAAAGTGGAGACATTGTTTTCAATGTTGGAAAACATCTCTATCGAATTTctcataaaaatt ATTTATCATCAGATTATCGTATGATTGTGTCAAATGAAATAGTTAATGAAGAAAATGATGAATgtcaaatatttgaaaatgaaaatgaagatttaaaaaaaattttacatccAGTAAGTAGTGTTCCACTTGGTTCACTTGATCCAAATTGTAAAAATGCTCCAAGACTTGATCTGCTATTACAAAAAGAAATGTGTTCTCAATTAGATTACAGAGAtaaag atattttgcaaataaaaaaaggtgaaattgaagctaaaaaaaaattgaaaaaaaaatcaaatatgaCGGATGAACAGTgggaaaaatatatcaatgatATACTtggtttatcaattaataaaaaaaataataacaatactgAATTACCTGatgat
- the LOC122857946 gene encoding SHC-transforming protein 1, whose product MAGGSGSFISKPARGWLHPDNLVSKEGITYAVRYIGCLEIYTSMKSLDFETRSSVAKECINRVCEAAGLKSADKKRRVDRKVLRAIAEKPCMDNAGSNINLTISSTSLALTGLETGNIIAKHEMPRISFASGGDTEILDFVAYVAKDLQEWRACYVLECGGGLAQDVISTIGQAFELRFKEFLTKPSSIHPMTLNGIREPDRDYYNDLPGKVPPDIGPPPVPPLPITSATLPNLKHHHHHHHHQHHHSGQNHGQALLSSSSSSSSATSSSLTTAAASAATTTTNTGHCSGYDGFTNGKIKQSCQQQWPETGNLIDLNSDGATSLTISSDQPEHNYVNDTIINSTRDCKRETSTLFDAFDMQPFSTAISEMNKLSPKSQKQQLKHEVWYHGSVSRSEAESMLTKDGEFLVRESQGTPGQYVLTGMNNGIPKHLLLIDPEGVVRTKDRIFDSVSHLVNHHCDNALPIISADSALVLRYPVLRRTDY is encoded by the exons ATGGCAGGAGGAAGTGGAAGTTTTATAAGTAAACCAGCAAGAGGATGGCTTCATCCAGACAATCTTGTCAGCAAAGAAGGCATAACTTATGCTGTTcga tACATTGGTTGCCTTGAAATTTATACATCAATGAAAAGTTTAGATTTTGAAACAAGATCATCTGTTGCCAA AGAATGTATTAATCGAGTTTGTGAAGCAGCAGGTTTAAAATCagctgataaaaaaagaaga GTTGACAGAAAAGTATTGCGAGCAATTGCTGAAAAACCATGTATGGATAATGCTggttcaaatataaatttaacaataagcAGTACAAGTTTAGCATTAACTGGTCTTGAAACTGGTAATATTATAGCTAAACATGAAATGCCAAGAATATCATTTGCATCTGGTGGTGATACTGAAATACTTGATTTTGTTGCTTATGTTGCAAAAGATTTACAAGAATGGCGTGCATGTTATGTATTAGAATGTGGTGGTGGTTTAGCACAAGATGTTATATCAACAATTGGTCAAGCATTTGAATTAagatttaaagaatttttaacaaaaccaTCATCAATTCA TCCAATGACGTTAAATGGAATACGTGAACCAGATCGTGATTATTACAATGATTTACCTGGTAAAGTACCACCAGATATTGGTCCACCGCCAGTACCACCATTACCAATAACATCAGCAACATTACCAAATttaaaacatcatcatcatcatcaccatcatcaacatcatcattctGGTCAAAATCATGGACAAGcattattgtcatcatcatcatcatcatcgtcagcaacatcatcatcattaacaacagcagcagcatcagcagcaacaacaacaacaaatacagGACATTGTAGTGGATATGATGGTTTTAcaaatggtaaaataaaacaatcatgTCAACAACAATGGCCTGAAACtggtaatttaattgatcTAAATTCTGATGGTGCAACATCATTAACAATATCATCAGATCAACCAGAACATAATTATGTTAATGAtactattataaattcaacaagaGATTGTAAAAGAGAAACATCAACATTATTTGATGCATTTGATATGCAACCATTTAGTACAGCAATATcagaaatgaataaattaagtccaaaatcacaaaaacaacaattaaaacatgAAGTGTGGTATCATGGTAGTGTTAGTAGATCTGAGGCTGAATCAATGCTAACAAAAGATGGTGAATTTTTAGTTAGAGAATCACAAGGTACACCTGGACAATATGTTCTTACTGGTATGAATAATGGAATaccaaaacatttattattaattgatccAGAAGGAGTg gTACGCACAAAAGATCGTATATTTGATAGTGTCAGTCACTTGGTTAATCATCATTGTGACAATGCGTTACCTATTATATCTGCTGATAGTGCACTTGTTCTAAGATATCCAGTACTCAGACGTACAGACtactaa
- the LOC122857948 gene encoding DNA-directed RNA polymerase II subunit GRINL1A yields MPTRKLTEAVSHTSVMKKESQGYIDNLKNKNKTELQDLLERQNKLLANTFFIKKLPDKGERIKKFKDKLIEELSERNDIDNAANLLSRLNIAIEGKEKMNELEWTGTIDDNKNNNDIVIVESDDEDKDPIKIIAESAGAGFHEKKIIHLPPEERLITDTDLAEIESFKNERESVKNEEESSGHVKHILNKIEVAKVNCQGKKEPFKPYQTTKSNVHDPEKEKLRKKNKHWENTAATPPTTVHGRVKELSLNESLQLQIQQTEKLHQVQMKHSIERLMQQVGMHNVGLPPIEPGDYRFKKDDSDSSDGEYEDEEVYDDEDNDRAGTVSFPVDSIIE; encoded by the exons atgcctACTCGTAAATTAACAGAAGCAGTTTCACATACATCAGTGATGAAAAAAGAGAGTCAAGGttacattgataatttaaaaaataaaaataaaactgaattACAAGATTTATTAGAAAgacaaaataaacttttagCAAACAC atttttcattaaaaaattacctgaTAAAggtgaaagaataaaaaaattcaaagataaATTGATTGAAGAGTTGAGTGAAcgtaatgatattgataatgcaGCAAATTTGTTGTCACGTCTTAATATTGCAATtgaaggaaaagaaaaaatgaatgagCTTGAATGGACTGGAACaatagatgataataaaaacaacaatgacATTGTCATTGTTGAGAGTGATGATGAAGACAAGGatccaattaaaattattgctgag tcagCTGGAGCTggttttcatgaaaaaaaaataattcatcttcCACCAGAAGAACGTCTCATAACTGATACAGATTTAGCAGaaattgaatcatttaaaaatgaaagagaatcagttaaaaatgaagaagaatCATCTGGTCATgtaaaacatattttaaataaaattgaagttGCCAAAGTTAATTGTCAGGGTAAAAAAGAACCATTTAAACCATATCAAACAACAAAAAGTAATGTTCATGAtccagaaaaagaaaaattaagaaaaaaaaataaacactggGAAAATACTGCTGCAACACCACCAACAACTGTTCATGGACGTGTTAAAGAATTGAGTTTAAATGAATCCCTACAATTACAAATTCAACAGACTGAAAAACTTCAC CAAGTACAGATGAAACATTCAATTGAAAGATTGATGCAACAAGTTGGAATGCACAATGTTGGTCTACCACCAATTGAGCCAGGTGATTATCGCTTTAAAAAAGATGATTCAGATTCATCAGATGGAGAATACGAAGATGAAGAAgtttatgatgatgaagataatgaTCGAGCTGGTACCGTTTCATTTCCAGTTGAtagtattattgaataa